From the genome of Bradyrhizobium sp. SZCCHNS1050, one region includes:
- a CDS encoding TetR/AcrR family transcriptional regulator — translation MRKVDPVKHEQKRREILQAALSCFVRNGFHGASTTDICAAAKISPGHLYHYFPSKEAMIQALVEQNLSHAASRLQAILASPDVIDALVQELESTSIHQPQAQVLSAEALAEACRNADFAAIVHAHARAMRALLVDFLTKAQGRGEVDPGLDPEATANILFVIVDGARALPIRNPNVDIKQSSEHLRLMLTRFLRPPTLRTPPKKKAVEHAPV, via the coding sequence ATGAGAAAGGTCGATCCGGTCAAGCACGAGCAGAAGCGCCGGGAGATTCTCCAGGCCGCACTGTCGTGCTTCGTCAGGAACGGATTTCACGGCGCCAGCACCACCGACATCTGCGCCGCCGCCAAGATCAGCCCGGGGCACCTCTACCATTACTTCCCCAGCAAGGAGGCGATGATCCAGGCGCTGGTCGAGCAGAATCTGAGCCACGCTGCATCGCGCCTCCAGGCAATCCTGGCCTCGCCCGACGTGATCGACGCCCTGGTGCAGGAGCTCGAGAGCACCAGCATTCACCAGCCGCAGGCCCAGGTCCTCAGCGCCGAGGCTTTGGCTGAGGCCTGCCGCAATGCCGACTTTGCAGCCATCGTCCACGCCCATGCGCGCGCGATGCGGGCGCTGCTGGTCGACTTCCTGACCAAGGCACAGGGCCGCGGCGAGGTCGATCCCGGCCTCGATCCGGAGGCGACCGCGAACATCCTGTTCGTGATCGTCGACGGCGCACGCGCGCTGCCGATCCGCAATCCGAACGTCGATATCAAGCAGAGCAGCGAGCATCTGCGGCTCATGCTGACGCGCTTTCTGCGGCCGCCCACGTTGCGGACGCCGCCGAAAAAGAAAGCGGTGGAGCATGCGCCGGTCTGA